From the uncultured Trichococcus sp. genome, one window contains:
- the zwf gene encoding glucose-6-phosphate dehydrogenase yields MITQNTALFTIFGATGDLAHRKLYPSLFRLYKKGFIKDNFAVIGTARRDWSDGHFREVVLDSIKDLTEDKEEAVSFAAHFYYIAHNVNDSEHYIKLKVLSESLDATYSLSGNRIFYLAMSPEFFGIIAEKLKEQKLITADGFNRLIIEKPFGRDFESADALNTKLRKSFDENQIFRIDHYLGKEMVQNISAVRFSNMIFESLWNNKYIDNVQITLSETVGVEERGAYYDNNGALRDMVQNHILQIVALLVMEPPLSLQGEDIRSEKIKALRSLRLYNSPEEVNRNFIRAQYAGNPAKALQAYREEPNVDPASSTETFVAGKILVDNFRWKGVPFYIRTGKQMASKETYIHIQFKHVSMNIFPTENVEEIAEPNVLTIHVSPLEGFSLRLNAKRVGQGTEMKNIRMHHIYDEETQANSPEAYERLLLDCLNGDPTNFSHWNEVALSWHFVDQIRKVWDAQEDCTDSLFAYESHSMGPKESDALLEQDGFNWTEFNWSQSYKEKQEKE; encoded by the coding sequence ATGATTACCCAAAATACTGCTCTGTTCACTATTTTTGGAGCAACTGGTGATTTGGCTCACCGTAAACTGTATCCATCATTATTTCGCTTATACAAAAAAGGATTCATCAAAGATAATTTTGCCGTTATTGGGACAGCGAGGCGAGACTGGTCCGATGGACATTTCCGCGAAGTGGTCCTGGATTCCATCAAAGATTTGACCGAGGATAAGGAAGAAGCTGTTTCTTTCGCAGCCCACTTCTATTACATCGCACACAACGTCAACGACTCGGAACACTACATCAAATTGAAGGTCTTGTCCGAATCCTTGGATGCCACGTATTCGCTGTCAGGGAACCGCATTTTCTATCTGGCGATGTCTCCGGAATTTTTCGGTATCATCGCCGAAAAACTGAAGGAACAAAAATTGATCACGGCAGACGGCTTCAACCGTTTAATCATCGAGAAGCCTTTCGGGCGCGATTTCGAATCCGCGGATGCACTGAATACCAAACTGCGCAAATCGTTTGACGAAAACCAAATCTTCCGCATCGATCATTATTTGGGCAAAGAAATGGTGCAGAACATCTCTGCTGTCCGATTCTCCAATATGATTTTCGAATCGCTGTGGAACAACAAATACATCGATAACGTTCAGATCACCCTCTCCGAGACTGTGGGCGTGGAAGAACGCGGCGCTTACTATGATAATAATGGCGCTTTGCGCGATATGGTGCAAAATCATATCCTTCAGATCGTCGCTTTATTGGTCATGGAACCACCGCTATCTTTGCAAGGCGAAGATATCCGTTCCGAGAAAATAAAGGCGCTTCGTTCCTTGCGTCTGTACAATTCGCCGGAAGAGGTCAACCGCAACTTTATCCGGGCACAATATGCCGGAAACCCTGCAAAAGCTTTGCAAGCCTATCGGGAGGAACCGAACGTTGATCCGGCTTCATCAACGGAAACCTTTGTGGCAGGCAAAATATTAGTGGATAATTTCCGCTGGAAAGGTGTTCCCTTCTACATCCGGACCGGTAAACAGATGGCTTCCAAAGAAACCTACATCCATATCCAGTTCAAGCACGTCTCGATGAATATCTTCCCGACCGAAAATGTCGAAGAAATCGCTGAACCAAATGTGCTGACCATCCACGTTTCACCGTTGGAAGGATTCTCCCTGCGACTGAATGCGAAACGGGTCGGCCAAGGAACCGAGATGAAGAACATCCGTATGCACCACATCTACGATGAGGAGACGCAGGCAAACAGCCCTGAAGCTTATGAACGCCTCCTATTGGATTGCCTGAACGGCGATCCGACCAACTTTTCCCACTGGAATGAGGTCGCGCTGTCCTGGCACTTCGTTGATCAAATCCGTAAAGTATGGGATGCCCAAGAAGATTGCACGGATAGCCTTTTTGCGTATGAGAGCCACTCGATGGGACCAAAAGAAAGCGACGCTTTGCTTGAGCAGGACGGATTCAACTGGACTGAATTCAACTGGAGCCAAAGTTACAAAGAGAAACAGGAAAAAGAATAA
- a CDS encoding ABC transporter ATP-binding protein codes for MKLIEMIDVSRSFGEGELKIDALKKTNIAIEAGEFVAVIGPSGSGKSTFLTITGGLQTPSSGKVLINGKPFSEVTEKKRAKLRFEEIGFILQASNLVPFLTVQDQLHLANKVERSKVDKQKRDELLKELGIFDLKNKFPSDLSGGQRQRIAIARALYHDPSVILADEPTASLDTQKAFEVVEILARETKLKKKATIMVTHDERLIDYCDKVFVMKDGILSERIGG; via the coding sequence ATGAAATTAATCGAAATGATAGACGTTTCCCGGTCATTCGGCGAAGGTGAACTTAAGATAGATGCGCTCAAAAAAACGAACATAGCCATAGAGGCGGGTGAATTTGTAGCCGTAATCGGGCCGAGCGGATCAGGAAAGAGTACTTTTTTGACCATCACAGGGGGGCTGCAGACCCCTTCTTCCGGAAAGGTTTTGATAAATGGGAAGCCATTCAGCGAAGTAACCGAGAAAAAACGCGCCAAACTAAGGTTTGAAGAGATCGGGTTTATTCTGCAAGCCTCTAATTTGGTCCCTTTTTTGACTGTCCAGGATCAGCTGCATCTGGCGAACAAGGTGGAACGAAGTAAAGTGGACAAACAAAAACGGGATGAATTATTGAAGGAATTGGGAATCTTCGATTTGAAAAATAAATTTCCGAGTGACCTCTCCGGTGGTCAAAGGCAAAGGATCGCCATAGCGAGAGCCCTATACCATGATCCGTCAGTCATCCTTGCCGATGAACCAACCGCCAGTCTGGACACTCAGAAGGCATTTGAAGTGGTGGAAATCCTGGCCCGAGAAACAAAATTAAAGAAAAAAGCAACCATCATGGTCACGCATGATGAGCGCCTGATAGATTACTGCGATAAAGTCTTTGTGATGAAAGACGGCATCTTGTCTGAAAGAATCGGCGGCTGA
- a CDS encoding DUF2177 family protein codes for MDSIKLYFLTFFVFFLVDIVWLGVLSKNIYSKYLGHLMAPNVNWVAAIIFYLLFIGGLVFFVVHPALLKESLQYAILAGGFFGLIAYATYDLTNLATLKDWPLTITLIDLAWGTFLNAATAGITYIAAQRFL; via the coding sequence ATGGACAGCATCAAATTGTATTTCCTGACATTTTTTGTGTTCTTTTTAGTGGATATTGTCTGGTTGGGAGTGTTATCGAAAAATATTTACAGCAAGTACTTGGGGCATCTCATGGCCCCGAATGTCAACTGGGTGGCGGCGATAATCTTTTATCTCTTGTTCATAGGCGGCCTCGTATTTTTTGTGGTCCATCCGGCCCTTTTGAAAGAAAGTCTGCAATATGCCATTTTGGCTGGCGGTTTTTTCGGACTTATTGCGTACGCGACGTATGACTTGACCAATCTGGCTACTTTAAAGGATTGGCCGCTCACGATCACCCTGATCGATTTGGCCTGGGGAACATTTTTGAATGCCGCGACAGCCGGGATCACGTACATTGCGGCCCAAAGATTTCTCTAA
- a CDS encoding ABC transporter permease: protein MFLAWKEIKHSKTRFSLIIGVMVLVSYLVFFLVGLAYGLAQDNRTSVDKWDADGIILTDESNTNINMSMMPKGAINEVDADEAAVIGIAPNVIRKKGTSGDDAKINTTFFGIESDQFLMPEVIEGKAFQNDDEVVADISLKEEEGIVIGDVLQLAGSDKEVEVVGFTEDAKFSVAPVLYTTVSSYQDVRFEQIDESEEGRISAIVVRGSDDTIKGVDTGDEDLEVYPIADYINEIPGYTAQVLTFGLMIGFLVVIAAVVIGIFIYVLTMQKTSMFGVMKAQGISSGYIAKSVVIQTFLLAAIGVGIGLLLTGATALVLPPAVPYQTNLYFLSGIAALLVIMAMIGGVFSVRAVVKIDPLKAIG from the coding sequence ATGTTTTTAGCTTGGAAAGAAATTAAACATTCAAAAACAAGGTTTTCATTGATCATCGGTGTCATGGTGCTGGTGTCCTACTTAGTGTTCTTTTTGGTTGGCCTTGCCTATGGATTGGCCCAGGACAATCGGACCAGTGTAGATAAATGGGATGCGGATGGCATCATTCTGACGGACGAGTCAAATACGAACATCAATATGTCCATGATGCCAAAAGGGGCCATCAATGAGGTGGATGCTGACGAAGCGGCTGTAATCGGAATAGCCCCGAATGTCATCAGGAAAAAAGGGACGTCTGGCGATGATGCAAAGATAAATACAACTTTTTTCGGTATCGAATCGGATCAATTTCTGATGCCTGAAGTAATCGAAGGAAAAGCTTTCCAAAATGATGATGAAGTCGTTGCAGACATCAGTCTGAAGGAAGAGGAGGGCATAGTCATTGGGGACGTTCTTCAGTTGGCAGGATCGGACAAGGAAGTTGAAGTAGTCGGATTCACTGAAGATGCCAAATTCAGTGTCGCACCGGTTTTGTATACGACTGTCTCCTCTTATCAGGATGTGCGTTTTGAACAGATCGACGAGTCCGAGGAGGGGCGCATCAGTGCTATAGTAGTGCGGGGAAGCGATGATACGATCAAAGGGGTGGACACTGGGGACGAAGATCTGGAAGTATATCCGATCGCGGATTACATCAATGAAATTCCGGGATACACTGCTCAGGTGTTGACATTCGGTTTGATGATCGGCTTTTTGGTCGTCATTGCGGCCGTGGTGATCGGCATTTTCATCTATGTCCTTACCATGCAGAAAACCAGCATGTTCGGGGTCATGAAGGCGCAAGGAATTTCAAGCGGCTATATCGCCAAATCAGTCGTCATCCAAACATTCCTGTTGGCAGCAATCGGAGTCGGCATCGGATTGCTGTTGACGGGAGCGACAGCGCTAGTCCTGCCGCCTGCTGTACCATATCAGACGAACTTGTATTTTCTGAGCGGCATAGCTGCTCTGTTGGTCATCATGGCCATGATCGGCGGCGTGTTTTCCGTCAGGGCGGTTGTTAAAATAGACCCATTAAAGGCAATCGGATAG
- a CDS encoding DRTGG domain-containing protein — protein MATKHEQIIQYIETMPVGEKLSVRTIAKNLNMSEGTAYRAIKDAENIGLVSTIERVGTIRIERKSKENIETLTFGQICKIIDGDILGGKKGLDKTLSKFIIGAMQREAMERYISPGSLMIVGNRNDIQEFALEKGAAVLITGGFDTDESIVHLADQVEMPILRTTYDTFTVATMINRAMTDQLIKKEIMLVEDIYTPIDETKYLSLDDTVFQYRNLNTESTHSRFPIVNHNMRLVGIITAKDILGKADALSLERVMTRDPIVAKTHMSVASVAHRMIWDGLEVMPVVKDNLQLLGIISRQDVMKAMQLAQRQPQVGNTIEDQVVENLSLTSLEDGDSLPAYRFRITPQMTNSLGTVSFGVLSEVLASTTKKILYALQKRNAVIEQMDIYQLKMIQIDSIIEIRSKILELGRRSSKLDVEVYLENSLVSKAIVICQLMEKS, from the coding sequence ATGGCAACGAAACACGAGCAAATCATTCAATATATCGAAACGATGCCGGTTGGAGAAAAGCTTTCCGTCCGCACGATAGCAAAAAATTTGAACATGTCTGAAGGGACAGCTTACCGGGCCATCAAGGACGCCGAAAATATCGGATTGGTTTCAACCATCGAACGTGTAGGCACCATCCGGATCGAACGCAAGTCGAAAGAGAACATCGAAACGTTGACTTTCGGGCAAATCTGCAAAATCATCGATGGGGATATTTTGGGCGGGAAGAAAGGCTTGGACAAGACTCTGAGCAAATTCATCATCGGCGCAATGCAACGCGAGGCCATGGAGCGATACATTTCACCCGGCTCACTTATGATTGTGGGTAACCGGAACGATATCCAGGAATTCGCATTGGAGAAGGGGGCGGCTGTCCTGATCACAGGGGGATTCGATACGGATGAGAGCATCGTCCATTTGGCGGATCAGGTCGAAATGCCGATCCTGCGCACGACCTATGACACCTTTACCGTGGCGACAATGATCAACCGCGCCATGACGGATCAACTGATCAAAAAGGAAATTATGCTGGTGGAAGATATTTACACCCCGATTGATGAGACGAAGTATCTTTCCTTGGATGACACCGTCTTCCAGTACCGCAACCTCAATACCGAAAGCACCCACTCGCGTTTCCCGATCGTCAATCATAATATGCGTCTTGTCGGTATCATCACGGCGAAGGACATCCTTGGAAAAGCAGACGCGCTTTCGCTTGAACGGGTAATGACCCGGGATCCGATAGTCGCAAAAACGCACATGAGCGTCGCGAGCGTGGCGCACCGGATGATCTGGGATGGCTTGGAAGTGATGCCGGTGGTGAAAGATAACCTGCAATTGCTCGGCATCATTTCCCGCCAGGATGTCATGAAGGCCATGCAGCTTGCCCAGCGCCAGCCGCAGGTCGGCAATACGATCGAGGACCAAGTCGTAGAAAACCTATCCTTGACCAGTTTGGAAGACGGCGACAGCTTACCCGCTTATCGTTTCAGGATCACACCGCAAATGACGAACAGTCTTGGGACCGTATCGTTCGGGGTGCTCAGTGAAGTATTGGCGAGCACGACCAAGAAAATTTTGTATGCGTTGCAGAAACGGAATGCTGTGATCGAGCAGATGGACATCTATCAATTGAAGATGATACAGATTGACAGCATCATAGAGATACGTTCAAAAATATTGGAGTTGGGAAGAAGATCATCCAAATTGGATGTCGAAGTCTATTTAGAAAATTCACTGGTCAGTAAAGCGATCGTCATTTGCCAACTGATGGAAAAATCCTAG
- a CDS encoding bifunctional oligoribonuclease/PAP phosphatase NrnA, with protein sequence MVNPIYADIVSKIQAYATIIIHRHLRPDPDALGSQNGLASLIRQAYPEKKVFVVGENEDSLSYLGSMDTIPDEAYEGALVIVTDTANQPRVSDKRFVNGDYLIKIDHHPNEDPYGNICLVETQASSSSEIIAKISFSTGDKLPMNDSAARLLYAGIVGDTGRFLYPATTSVTMEIASKLMQFDFSASDISQMMNTNSLKTANLSGFVLQSLTINDVGVASIILSQEILGKFGAVDSDTAPVVPLPGTVEGVLCWGIFVEQSNGTYRCRLRSKGPIINEVAKRHGGGGHPLASGANAKDEKEINDIILELEELAIEWQNMH encoded by the coding sequence GTGGTAAATCCGATTTATGCAGATATAGTCAGTAAGATTCAAGCGTACGCCACCATCATCATCCACCGGCACCTGCGTCCGGATCCGGACGCGCTAGGTTCACAGAATGGCCTCGCCAGCTTGATCAGGCAAGCCTATCCTGAGAAAAAAGTGTTCGTTGTCGGAGAAAATGAAGACAGTCTTTCCTATCTCGGCAGCATGGATACCATTCCGGACGAGGCCTATGAAGGCGCCTTGGTGATCGTCACGGATACCGCGAATCAGCCAAGAGTCAGCGACAAACGTTTTGTCAACGGGGATTATTTGATCAAAATCGATCATCATCCGAACGAAGACCCCTACGGAAATATTTGCCTTGTGGAGACGCAAGCCAGCAGCAGCAGCGAAATCATCGCAAAAATTTCCTTTTCAACTGGGGATAAGCTGCCGATGAACGATTCAGCTGCGCGACTGCTGTACGCCGGCATCGTAGGCGATACGGGCAGATTCCTCTATCCGGCGACTACGTCAGTGACTATGGAGATAGCCTCGAAACTGATGCAGTTTGATTTTTCCGCGTCGGACATCAGTCAAATGATGAACACGAATTCATTGAAAACGGCCAATTTATCAGGGTTCGTCCTGCAGAGTTTGACGATCAATGATGTCGGGGTTGCCAGCATCATCCTCTCCCAAGAAATACTTGGGAAATTCGGAGCGGTCGACAGCGACACCGCTCCGGTTGTCCCCTTGCCGGGCACTGTGGAGGGCGTGTTATGCTGGGGGATTTTTGTGGAGCAGTCGAACGGCACCTATCGCTGCAGACTGCGCTCAAAAGGTCCGATCATCAATGAGGTCGCAAAACGGCACGGTGGCGGCGGCCATCCGCTTGCGAGCGGAGCGAACGCGAAGGATGAGAAGGAAATAAACGACATCATTTTGGAATTGGAAGAATTGGCGATCGAATGGCAGAACATGCATTGA
- a CDS encoding ZIP family metal transporter — translation MLESFSQLNPVMQAFIAGLFTWGCTIIGASFVFFFKSVNRKVLDVMSGFAAGVMIAASFWSLLAPSISHAEENGYGVMAWVPAAVGFLLGGVFLRMTDKIVPHLHLGEPMENREGPQTQASRNLLLFLAITIHNIPEGLAVGVGFGAVAAGISQDNTLLSAIGLAIGIGIQNIPEGSALSMPIRADGNSRLKAFNYGQLSAIVEPVAAVIGAAAVISMSAILPYALAFAAGAMIFVVVEELIPESQTNGNSDIATMGLMVGFTVMMILDVALG, via the coding sequence ATGTTAGAGTCATTCAGTCAATTAAATCCAGTTATGCAAGCATTCATAGCGGGATTGTTCACTTGGGGTTGTACCATCATAGGTGCCTCATTTGTGTTTTTCTTCAAATCCGTCAACCGCAAAGTTCTTGACGTTATGAGCGGCTTTGCTGCCGGGGTCATGATAGCGGCATCGTTCTGGTCATTATTGGCTCCATCCATTTCCCATGCCGAAGAGAATGGTTATGGCGTCATGGCGTGGGTTCCGGCAGCGGTCGGATTTCTGTTGGGTGGCGTATTCCTGCGCATGACCGATAAAATCGTTCCCCATCTGCATTTGGGTGAACCGATGGAAAACCGGGAAGGGCCGCAGACACAAGCTTCCCGAAATCTGTTATTATTCCTGGCGATCACGATCCATAACATACCGGAAGGGTTGGCAGTCGGAGTCGGTTTCGGAGCGGTCGCAGCCGGCATATCCCAGGATAATACGTTATTGAGCGCCATCGGATTGGCGATCGGTATCGGTATCCAGAACATACCCGAAGGATCCGCCTTATCCATGCCGATCCGGGCTGATGGGAACAGCAGGCTGAAAGCCTTCAATTACGGGCAGCTTTCTGCCATCGTTGAACCGGTAGCAGCTGTCATCGGGGCAGCTGCCGTAATATCCATGAGCGCGATTTTACCTTACGCGCTTGCATTCGCAGCCGGAGCCATGATCTTTGTTGTTGTCGAGGAACTGATTCCGGAGTCGCAAACGAACGGAAACAGCGATATTGCCACGATGGGACTTATGGTCGGCTTCACAGTCATGATGATCCTTGACGTTGCGTTAGGATGA
- a CDS encoding DEAD/DEAH box helicase codes for MVRHKIRRRKTRGVNVEFKDFQLKPFLLEAISKLNFKEPTDIQKQIIPIVRTGKSVIGQSQTGTGKSHSFLLPLIDAIDPSKNEVQVVITSPSRELAEQLYQTASQLVSNAPEEIRIVSYVGGTDKKRQMSKLVNNQPHIVIGTPGRILDLVNEQALKIHTASKMVIDEADMTLDLGFLHDVDQIAGRLPEKLQMLVFSATIPEKLKGFLKKYVENPVVVQLKPEHIIAPAIDNLLLSTKGQAKIDVLYQVLTMGEPYLALIFANTKQNAEEIADGLRQRGIQPAVLHGDVPARERKRIMRRVHNLEYQFMVATDLAARGIDIEGVSHVINYELPKDMEFFVHRTGRTGRSNLKGTAITLYAPGEEKAIDDLEKYGVVFKPVAIEKDQLVETYERKRREMRNAPSQLEPDHRIRGMVNKAKKQVKPGYKRKLKENIASQQKRKRRASKTRNHG; via the coding sequence ATGGTAAGGCATAAAATACGCAGAAGAAAAACAAGAGGTGTAAACGTGGAATTTAAAGACTTTCAATTGAAGCCATTTTTGCTGGAAGCAATCAGCAAATTGAATTTCAAAGAACCGACCGATATCCAAAAACAAATTATCCCGATCGTTCGGACCGGCAAGAGCGTGATTGGCCAATCCCAGACAGGAACAGGGAAAAGCCATAGTTTTTTGCTGCCCCTGATCGACGCTATCGATCCTTCAAAAAATGAAGTACAAGTTGTCATCACTTCACCCAGCCGTGAGTTAGCTGAACAATTGTACCAAACAGCCAGTCAACTGGTCTCAAACGCGCCCGAGGAAATCCGTATCGTCAGCTACGTAGGCGGCACAGACAAGAAACGTCAAATGTCGAAACTAGTCAACAACCAACCGCATATCGTCATCGGGACTCCCGGCAGAATCCTCGATCTGGTAAATGAGCAGGCTCTGAAGATCCATACCGCATCCAAGATGGTCATCGACGAGGCAGATATGACGCTGGACCTAGGCTTCCTGCATGACGTCGATCAGATTGCCGGCCGCTTGCCGGAGAAACTCCAGATGCTGGTATTCTCCGCTACGATTCCAGAGAAACTGAAGGGTTTCCTGAAGAAATATGTCGAAAACCCTGTCGTAGTCCAGCTGAAACCGGAACATATCATTGCACCTGCAATCGATAATTTGTTGCTGTCCACTAAAGGGCAAGCAAAAATTGATGTTCTCTACCAAGTGTTGACGATGGGGGAACCGTATCTGGCATTGATTTTTGCCAATACAAAACAAAATGCCGAGGAAATCGCTGACGGATTGAGACAACGAGGCATTCAGCCTGCGGTCTTGCATGGCGATGTACCGGCTCGCGAACGCAAACGCATCATGAGAAGAGTCCATAATCTGGAGTACCAATTCATGGTGGCTACCGATTTGGCGGCACGCGGCATCGATATCGAAGGCGTTTCACACGTCATCAACTATGAATTGCCGAAGGACATGGAATTCTTCGTTCACCGTACGGGCAGAACGGGACGCAGCAACCTAAAAGGAACTGCGATCACTTTATACGCACCGGGTGAAGAAAAAGCGATCGACGATCTCGAAAAGTATGGCGTCGTTTTCAAACCGGTCGCCATCGAAAAAGATCAACTGGTCGAAACCTACGAAAGAAAACGCCGTGAGATGAGAAACGCTCCGAGCCAATTGGAACCCGATCACCGCATCCGCGGAATGGTGAACAAGGCCAAGAAACAAGTGAAGCCTGGCTATAAACGCAAATTGAAAGAAAATATTGCCAGCCAGCAGAAACGCAAAAGAAGAGCAAGCAAAACCCGCAACCACGGATAA
- a CDS encoding MarR family transcriptional regulator, protein MEESIFERPLEDQLCFEVYRAANSFGKMYNRALKDFHLTFPQYLVLLALWDDDNILIKHIGERLGMGIGTLNPILNRLEKQGWLTKEPSLLDKRATIVSLSEKAVTSKKAIHFAVLSEVNACNLEGIDGLFLMKQLKLLNHAMNQTDSGAG, encoded by the coding sequence ATGGAGGAATCTATTTTCGAAAGGCCGCTGGAGGATCAGCTTTGTTTCGAGGTTTATCGGGCAGCGAATAGTTTCGGAAAAATGTATAACCGCGCTTTGAAAGATTTCCATTTGACATTCCCTCAATATCTTGTCCTGTTGGCTTTGTGGGACGATGACAACATTTTGATCAAACATATCGGGGAACGGTTGGGGATGGGGATCGGAACGTTGAACCCCATATTGAACCGTCTTGAGAAACAGGGTTGGCTCACAAAGGAACCATCCCTTCTGGACAAGCGCGCTACAATCGTTTCCTTGAGTGAAAAAGCCGTCACTTCAAAAAAAGCGATCCATTTTGCTGTTTTGTCCGAAGTGAATGCCTGTAACCTTGAAGGCATTGATGGCTTGTTTTTGATGAAGCAGTTGAAGCTGCTGAACCACGCGATGAATCAGACCGATTCGGGGGCTGGCTAG
- a CDS encoding DUF1189 family protein, with the protein MMQKAVITISIVSLVKDSFMEPKQLLGAKTLKKGSAFLLFFLLSLTVSIPLFLDGYTTLQKFSADAGLIAEKIPSFTIADSALLLEDPTEKGFIYKTDTVLLAFDSQEVYTQRELEKEMSSPDLILSLVFSKDAFTLYAQDVPFRLPYEQADDITGESFKKLLRNFSSDQLFSGVIMLLFSLFISSFSVLLTLLIIALFANVLTGFMRKKLPFREILKMALVASVVPVLFFSLLNGFGLYPTIQDEAIALIGIFYLYKALKD; encoded by the coding sequence ATGATGCAGAAAGCGGTGATCACAATCTCAATCGTCAGTTTAGTCAAAGATAGTTTTATGGAGCCAAAACAATTACTGGGTGCCAAAACCTTAAAAAAGGGCTCAGCCTTTTTGCTCTTCTTCTTGCTCTCGCTTACCGTCAGCATCCCCCTGTTTCTGGATGGGTATACCACCCTGCAAAAATTTTCGGCGGATGCGGGTCTGATAGCGGAAAAAATACCTTCGTTCACTATTGCGGACAGCGCCTTGCTGTTGGAGGATCCTACGGAAAAAGGATTCATCTATAAAACCGACACGGTCCTATTGGCTTTCGATAGCCAGGAAGTATACACGCAGAGAGAACTCGAAAAAGAGATGTCATCGCCTGATCTGATTTTGAGCCTCGTCTTTTCAAAGGATGCCTTCACCCTCTACGCTCAAGATGTCCCATTCAGGTTGCCATACGAGCAGGCAGATGACATTACGGGCGAGTCGTTCAAGAAGTTGCTGCGCAATTTTTCGAGCGATCAACTTTTTTCCGGCGTGATCATGCTTTTGTTCAGTCTTTTCATTTCTTCATTCAGTGTACTTCTGACGCTGTTGATAATCGCGCTGTTCGCGAATGTATTGACAGGATTTATGCGGAAGAAACTCCCTTTCCGCGAAATCCTAAAGATGGCGCTGGTAGCCTCCGTCGTCCCGGTGTTGTTTTTCAGCCTCTTGAACGGCTTCGGGCTCTACCCGACGATCCAGGATGAAGCGATAGCGCTCATCGGTATTTTCTATCTCTACAAAGCCCTTAAGGATTAG
- a CDS encoding superoxide dismutase → MAFTLPALPYAYDALTPYIDEETMHLHHEKHHNAYITNVNAALEKHPELADKTIEELLADLNSIPEDIRTAVRNNGGGHANHSLFWTVLAPNAGGEPTGAVKDGIEEAFGSFDAMKEKFSAAAAGRFGSGWAWLVVSDGKLEITSTPNQDSPISEGKTPILGLDVWEHAYYLNYKNVRPEYIKAFWNLVNWDEVNRRLAAVK, encoded by the coding sequence ATGGCTTTTACATTACCGGCACTACCTTATGCGTACGACGCTTTGACACCATATATCGATGAGGAAACGATGCACTTGCATCATGAGAAACACCACAACGCTTACATCACAAACGTGAATGCAGCATTGGAGAAACATCCTGAATTAGCTGATAAAACAATCGAGGAATTATTGGCTGATTTGAACAGCATTCCGGAGGACATCCGCACAGCGGTAAGAAACAATGGCGGTGGACATGCGAACCACAGCTTATTCTGGACAGTTTTGGCACCTAACGCGGGCGGAGAGCCTACAGGAGCTGTCAAGGATGGAATCGAAGAAGCGTTCGGCAGTTTTGATGCCATGAAGGAAAAATTCTCTGCAGCCGCTGCAGGGCGTTTCGGATCCGGCTGGGCTTGGCTCGTAGTTTCCGACGGTAAATTGGAAATCACCTCCACTCCAAACCAAGATTCACCGATCAGCGAAGGCAAAACGCCGATTTTAGGTCTTGATGTATGGGAGCACGCTTATTACTTGAACTACAAGAACGTGCGTCCTGAGTACATCAAAGCATTCTGGAACCTTGTGAACTGGGATGAAGTCAACCGTCGTTTAGCGGCTGTAAAATAA